A single region of the Bacillus cereus genome encodes:
- a CDS encoding ABC transporter permease subunit has protein sequence MKRVFKMHETSIIILLILYIAFVGIMNPSFIQFSSLSLMLKSSVILVVLAIGQSFVLFTKNIDVSVGSIMGLSAAVCGMLLTDGHSAFISIFAAIILGALIGMVNGIGVTKFRVPAIIMTLGMLGIIRGAMLIFTGGKWIEDIPNEYKQISSIMMLGIPVTVWTVLIILLLLYFFLMKVQIGRYFYAVGDNEDGARLIGIHVDKVKIYAFIISGISAGLAGCIFVMNIGFVPNQTGTGIELQVIAAAVLGGIHLKGGTGSIFGAALGAFFLEVISSSLVFLKIPAFWNSAISGFLLLLIIILDSVLKKWKKLRQLEERKVNL, from the coding sequence GTGAAACGTGTATTTAAAATGCATGAGACGTCTATTATTATTTTATTAATTCTTTATATAGCCTTCGTTGGAATAATGAATCCTAGTTTTATTCAGTTTAGCTCATTATCTTTAATGCTGAAATCAAGCGTTATTTTAGTTGTTTTGGCAATTGGTCAATCTTTCGTATTATTTACGAAAAATATAGATGTATCAGTAGGATCTATTATGGGCTTAAGCGCTGCGGTTTGCGGGATGTTGTTAACAGATGGACACAGTGCCTTTATTTCAATATTTGCAGCAATTATACTTGGTGCTCTTATTGGTATGGTAAACGGAATTGGCGTTACGAAATTTCGGGTGCCAGCTATCATTATGACATTAGGAATGCTTGGGATTATTAGAGGTGCAATGTTAATATTTACGGGCGGAAAGTGGATTGAAGATATTCCGAATGAGTATAAACAAATTTCTTCTATTATGATGCTCGGTATTCCGGTAACCGTATGGACCGTTCTTATCATATTGCTACTACTATATTTCTTTTTAATGAAAGTACAAATTGGAAGATATTTTTATGCGGTAGGTGATAATGAAGATGGTGCAAGGCTTATTGGAATACATGTAGATAAAGTGAAAATATACGCGTTTATCATATCAGGCATAAGCGCTGGGCTCGCTGGATGCATATTCGTAATGAACATTGGGTTCGTTCCAAATCAAACAGGTACAGGGATAGAATTGCAAGTGATCGCCGCTGCTGTTTTAGGTGGTATTCATTTAAAAGGAGGAACAGGTTCTATATTTGGAGCGGCATTAGGTGCATTCTTTTTAGAAGTGATAAGCAGTTCACTCGTCTTTTTAAAAATACCTGCATTTTGGAATAGTGCAATTTCAGGATTTTTACTTTTACTCATCATTATATTAGATAGTGTCTTAAAAAAATGGAAGAAACTCCGGCAATTAGAAGAAAGGAAGGT